aaaaatcaaatactcTTTCTCAGACCGTTTTTACAGACTGTTTTTTtctggctcatagttctgcatttGGTTTTGCAGAGCCATGCCTAAAAGGATAAAGTGTTAACACATTCTCATTTCTTGCAAGTAACATGACTTCATCACTTCAGTATAAAAGAAAAGTGATCACTTACCTTTCGATGCTGTCAAAATAGTACTTAACAATTATCATTATAGTATACCTGCTTCCTAGAATAGACAGATTAGACTAACTGCCACAGGAccattgtttttcctatttttctaatGACAAAACCAGGTGTTTCTAGCCTATAAATTAGGCTTTACAATTCATAAGTGATCAGAATTCCTAGAAAGTTACAGATTTTTTTATGTCAAGCCACACACGTTGAAGTGGTATAAACTTTTGATTTTCAAGAATCAGAATAGATTAATGAATTATGACACTCTAAAAAGTACCAAAAGCTAAAGGTCTataattaaacatataaataattatatatccaATTCTGAGTTACAAACGTGCTGTTATTCAAAAGCACATTCTTTTCCACTGaaaatccatttccttttctccttgtAGCTGAAAATTGAGTCATTATAATATAATCAAAAGACTTCGTATAAATCAAATAAGCAATTTTGCTTTGTGCTAAACATCATAAATTATAAGGAAATATAACCAGTTAAACAGTAATAATATCACTATCATTAttacaatttataattattttaaaatagaattaattaaaatataaaacattcaaCTACAAACACtggagataaatatttttatatttagagaaCATAAAAGTCACCTTTCACTCATGAGCTCATCTGAGACTTTTTGCTCTTCACATTCCATTTTGTCCTTATTGGTCTGGCTCGTTTCCTCACTTTCTAAAACTACTCCTTCATCTTGGATTTTTGGTCCTTGTCTGattattttcaactttctttttttgactttgATCTTGGTAAATTCTTGATACTGGTAGGCTCTATCACTGTCCATGTCCTGATCCCTACAACCGTCAGGTGGCTGGGTCATTGTCCGTTTGTTAGAGATGTCCTGTGGGAGATCTACTGCCATGCGTTTTACCTTTCTCCTCCTGCGCAGAGTTCTATTGCCAACATTGTCCACAGCAAAATCAGACTCATGCCATAGAGGTCTTTTCCCTCGAACATTATTATTTAAGTTTGATGATGGCCTGCGCTTTGCTACTAACATTTGGTCATCAGAATCACTgtgatcttttttattattattgtgattCTCTCTGTAGTCCTTGTTTGGTTCCTCTAAACTAGAATCAGAGCCTTCACTTAAGCAGTGACCAGTCTCCCACGGGTGATGCACATTATAGGACCTCcgttttctccctctccttttccttgCCTGGCGTTTCAGAGGGCAAGATATACTTCGAGAATGGTCTCCTGTTTCAGCAAATCCACCTCGAGCTTGCTCTGAGCTCTCCTCCAAAGCTGAGACAAGGTCGTGAACCAGCTCCTCCATGGTTCTACTGAAATGCCTTcattttttagagaaataaaaaagaaaatagtcaatCTTAACCACAGTAACCTCGTTTTCTATAACAGACAATTCATTCTAAATTtgacaaaaattaataatgattaCAAAATGTTTCAAAGCTAATTTTCCTATCCAAGATAttagttttaaatattgattCATTTTAGGCCTCTTCTTatataagttattttattaaacataagAATTACTTCCAAGATAGAATAAGCTTATGAGCAATGAAAGATCCcagtacttttatatttttactgtataatTATGGAAAAGTTCTGTTTAAATCCCTATCCGCTGGCCCACTCCTACCCCTTTTCTAGAGTCAGTTTTCCTACAGCAGAtacagaaagaactttctcagtcCCCTCTTCGCCCACTAATCTCtaagtaaaaaaagaaacatgaaatctTCTATTCACCATGTGTTCTAACCAGTCACTGCCATCATAGAAGAGGCAGTTAGAAAGACAGACAGGTAGTTTCAGGATTAGTAATATATGTGAAAGTTTAACCAATACCATGCATTTATTTAGGCCACACTAATCTCTTAACCCAGTGAAGCAGAAACTACATTCGCATTCAAATTGCAGTCTCATGGGTTTAAAAGGGCCCATCATTACTTCACTCTGAAGCAATTTCTTAGGCTTTCCTTTTTCAAGAGCATTAAACTATGTTACTAATATGAAATTTTTTCAGTAGTCAGCAAGGATAAGCATCAGCATTCTTTgggaatttttataaattatacttgTCCTTTTAAAACCCAATTCCCAAAGATTTTAAATTAGTTGGTGTGACATACAGCCAAGgtatctggttttattttttaaacatcacaGATAATTGAGATTTGCACCCTTCTTATGAAGACCATAGGCAATCATTTGTCAAATTGAGATCTAGAGGCACCTAGGGATTGAAATATTCTCAACAGTCATACAGAGCTTCTAGAGCCTACAGCAGGAGTAGGCACACTTTTATGTAACTGGCCTGCTAGTAAATACtctaggctttgcaggccattgGGTCTCCCACAATTACTCAACTTGCCACTGTAATGCAAAAATAGCCACaagcaatacataaataaatgggtatggctgtgttctaataaagttttatttatagaaTCAGGTTATAACTGGTTATACTTTGCTGATCTGTGTTCTATATAGTCTCTACAGTCATGTATAGTCTCTTCAGTCATGTATAGTCTCCAACAGTCAATAATTTCAGGCTTTTGCAAGTTCCTTATAACAGTTTTcaacttttgtgttttcattttaatgataaCCTAAAAACAACACACATTGTGATTCAACTGGATACACCATTTATAATGTGATGCATACACACGCCTGCTAACATTTGTGTATTTACTATTTGCCAGACCCattcctaagtgttttacatgtattatttcatttgattctcacacaataaccctatgaggtgGGAGATGAAATACACAAAGGCCAAAAGATTTCTGTCGCAATGTGATGCACCTAAGTAGTGGAGAGAGGATTCAAACTCCAGCAATCAGGTTCCAGAGCTCCAACATTGAACAAACTACAGCCAAGATCAGCGACACAACCCCAGTAGACAGTTTGTATTTTTGATTATGATTAATTTAGCACCAGGTAGCATTACTGTAATCCTCAAGACAGATTTAATATACATCTATGTAAAACCCAAATGACTCATAGGGAGCTATTATATTgttttgaatagaaaaaaaaaagaggtgaaagACCTGAATCAACACAAGGGACAGGGTGGTATATAGCTGGTGAAAGTAAACTGAGCTCAAAGAACCAACCCTGTACTGGTTAGTAAAATGTACACTGTGAGCAACTAAGTAACATGGCATTGCGTTTGGTTAATGTGAATTGATATTTTCTAGATGTATTTCTGTGGGCATTCTGAATGTATTTAATATGAACAAAAAATCTAACGcatacagctttttaaaaaatgtggtgaTTCAcatatctattttaaataaactctGGAGGGCCACTgagatttgatttttcttttctaaggatATTATATACAACTcaggtttttttgtgtttgtttgtttgagacggagtctcgctctgttatccaggctgaagtgcagtggcatgatctcggctccctgcaacttctgcctcccggtttcaagtgattctcctgccttaacctcctgagtagctgggattacaggcacatgccaccatgcccggctaattcttgtattttttagtagagacggggtttcaccgtgtcggccaggctgatctcgaattcctgacctcaagtgatccacccgccatgcTTCtcaatgctggaattataggcgtgagccaccatgcccagccccacaaATCAGGATTTAGAACACTGAATTTgattaaaagaaatatgtatcACATAGGAATTAGCTTTAAGCCAAACAAAACAGAGGCTACAACTTTGACTACATTGATAAGCCAAATGAATCTTTTTTCTATTATCTATGTTAACAAATGCCCTTTTCTCTTAAAACAATGAATATTGTGTTCTTTTCCTttgacattatttcattaaaagaaatataGTATGAAAGACCTATTGTCTCTGAATATAATATTgcaccttaaaaaaaattcacttgaaGCCACTTTAACATGTATCAAAATTAGTATCCTTTCTCTCTATTATCTGGTTCTGGAGTAACTTACTCTTGGAAGACAGAGTTTTCTTATCAATGGGTGAATGGCcagttcaaaataataaaacatgaaattaacTCGATgtatgaatataatatataattaaagtcAGTTTATTTTGGATATTACAATTTAGTGCTTTACTGTAGCACagaaaatttatagtactaaCATTAGAAAAAGGTTAGTACATCTGATACAATCCATCGAAATCTGATACTCTtcaattaattttgtttaagAAGTATTGCTGTAACCAATAgtttaataaaatactaatactaatactaacaAATTTCATTCTTAGTAATATTAGCAGTTATATACACAAAATTTCCTAGAATCTCATGAAAACCGTGTCAGCCTTATTTGACTTTATGTTGCTTCtcttgagagaaaataaaacatatttttaggctgggggtggtggctcactcctgtaatcccagcactttgggagcctgaggccggcagatcacctgaggtcaggagtttgagaccagcctggccaacatggtgaaatcccatctctgctaagaatacaaatattagggcggtgtgctggtgggtgcctgtaatcctagcgactcgggaggcttaggcaggagaagtgcttgaacccagaaggcggaggttgcagcgagctgagatcacaccattgtactccagcctgggcgaaaaaagcaaaactccatctcaaaaaacaaacaaaaaaaaaacatattttaaaaaatactgtaattaGAAGAATCCAATTTATTCCGTGATGTCACTCAAATATGAACCAACTACATAttacttttaaaagcttttttaaaaaatcctataaAAACACAGACAAAATATAGATTTAACAAGTCCTACTCAGAGTTCAAATTACCTTTTTCCCCTTCAGTTTCAAATAACTAGACTCTTCTCCAAGTCAATACCAACCAAAACCCATGCTAATGAACCAGTAGTATTATAGTCAGTTAACCTCAAGCTGCTTCACTAACATCCCTCAGTTAAAACTGGCATCGGcagggcacagtgtctcatgcctgtaatcccagcactttgggaggctgaggcagcaggatcacttgagatcaggagttcaagaccagcttggccaacaagctgaaaccccatctctactaaatatacaaaaattagccatgcatggtggcgatgcctgtaatctcagctactcaggaggctgagacaggagaatcgcttgaaccgggaggcggaggctgtagtgagccaagatcatgccactgtactccagcctgggcggcagagagaCTCTTGTCTCCTACTGGCTGGTCAAAACCAAAATGATCCTAAGAGACCATCACATGACCAAtagctcttttatttcctttgccttGGCAGTTTACACTGATGTATCAGAAGACCAATGTATTAAAACACTTATCCTAGGGATAGTTTCTTAAATAAGACTTTCCTATGAAAGGGGAAACCTGGAAATATAGAAGTTTTCTATACAAATCAGTACTTACTGAACAACCAGTTTTAAAGTTTGAATTATACTAAATTCAGTGAATGTACCACTTAACTAACTTGAGATTTTTATACTCATAATTGTAAAagccatttttcttcatttagaaCTCATTTGGAAATGAAATCTACTGGGAACAGTTCATATTGGGTAATGTCTAAGATAACAATAGTTCATCAATAGTTTTATTAAGACACTCTGAATGAACAGAATACCCCAAAACAAAATTATGGCCCCAACATCTATATAAAGTTGGATTTTATGAAAGGAAATGACTTGCGCAGGTGAGTACTTTGTTTTTTCAGGTGGTATTGGATTATGCTGAGCAATATAAAATGTATGATCCATCCAAGACTTGATATGCAagctttatttaaaacttttaggtCAAACAtcaagtttgtttgtttcacttctTATATCCAATACCCAGTAAATAAGTGAACTATTATCCTTGTGTTCCTTATCAACAGGCTctaataaattcagaaaaaggCTTTCTTAAAAGTGAATGTTTAagtgtttttctttcaaatatttctggTTCGAGGAAGAAGAATCAGGAAGATGCTTTAGTCCTAATTTACTGCTTAATCTACCCTAAGAACTGGAAGTTGATTGATGGCCCATGAGCTCCTAAATGTCAGTCAGCAATATATTGATAATAAACCCAACATATAAATAAACCCAAgttcatatta
The genomic region above belongs to Piliocolobus tephrosceles isolate RC106 chromosome 1, ASM277652v3, whole genome shotgun sequence and contains:
- the GPATCH2 gene encoding G patch domain-containing protein 2 isoform X2, yielding MFGAAGRQPIGAPAAGNSWHFSRTMEELVHDLVSALEESSEQARGGFAETGDHSRSISCPLKRQARKRRGRKRRSYNVHHPWETGHCLSEGSDSSLEEPNKDYRENHNNNKKDHSDSDDQMLVAKRRPSSNLNNNVRGKRPLWHESDFAVDNVGNRTLRRRRKVKRMAVDLPQDISNKRTMTQPPDGCRDQDMDSDRAYQYQEFTKIKVKKRKLKIIRQGPKIQDEGVVLESEETSQTNKDKMECEEQKVSDELMSESDSSSLSSTDAGLFTNDEGRQGDDEQSDWFYEKESGGACGITGVVPWWEKEDPTELDKNLPDPVFESILTGSFPLMSHSSRRGFQARLSRLHGMSSKNIKKSGGTPTSMATNWTSEIPL